From the Synechococcus sp. KORDI-49 genome, the window TGCCGCATCGGCGCCAACATGATCTGGGACGCCGAGAAGAGCGGCGCCCTCACCAAGGACAAGGTGATCGTCGAGCCCACGTCCGGCAACACCGGCATCGCCCTGGCCTTCACGGCTGCTGCGCGCGGCTACAAGCTGATCCTGACCATGCCCGAATCGATGTCGATCGAACGACGTCGGGTGATGGCCGTGCTCGGCGCCGAGATCGTTCTCACCGAAGCTGCCAAAGGCATGCCCGGCGCCATCGCCAAGGCCAAGGAGATCGCCGAGACCGACCCGGCCAAGTACTTCATGCCCGGCCAGTTCGACAATCCCGCCAACCCTGAGATCCACTTCAAGACCACCGGTCCGGAGATCTGGAACGACTGCGACGGAGCGATTGATGTGCTCGTGGCCGGCGTCGGCACCGGTGGCACCATCACCGGCGTTTCCCGCTACATCAAGAACGAGGCCGGCAAGGCGATCGAATCGGTGGCCGTGGAGCCCAGCCACAGTCCGGTGATCACCCAGACCCTCAATGGTGAGGACGTCAAGCCCGGACCCCACAAGATCCAGGGCATCGGCGCCGGATTCATCCCCAAGAACCTCGACCTCTCCGTGGTCGACAAGGTGGAGCAGGTGACCAACGACGAATCCATCGCCATGGCTCTGCGCCTGGCCGAGGAGGAGGGACTTCTGGTGGGCATCTCCTGCGGCGCCGCTGCAGCTGCAGCCATCCGCCTGGCGGAACAGGATGAATACGCCGGAAAAACCATTGTGGTGGTGCTTCCCGATCTGGCCGAGCGTTACCTCTCCTCGGTGATGTTCAGCGAGGTGCCCACGGGCATCATCGAGGAACCTGTTGCTGTCTGAGATCGATCAGCGCGTCGGGGGTCTGGCTGCATCCAGCACCGCCTCCGGCGCGATCCACATCGCATCGCCATAGGAAAAGAAGCGGTAGTTCCTGCTGATCGCTTCGCTGTAGAGCCCCAGCAGCGTCTCCCGGCCAATCAGTGCGCTCACCAACAACAGCAGCGAACTCTTCGGCAGATGAAAGTTGGTGATCAGCCCCTGCACCACGCGGAAGCGATAGCCGGGCTGAATCACCAGATCCACGGGGCCGGTGAACGGCTTCAGCTCTCCGCCATGGACCTGCGCTGCTCCCTCGAGGGCCCGCACGCTGGTGGTGCCGACGGCGATCACCCGACCTGAGCAGTGGCGGATCGTCTCCACCACCGCCGGACTGACCTCGATCCACTCGCTGTGCAGTTCGAGCGTGGTGAGATCCTCCGTCTCCACGGGGCGGAACGTGCCGAGTCCCACATGCAGGGTGATCCGGGCCAGTTCCACTCCCTTGCGGGCCAACGCGTCCAGCAGTGCATCACTGAAATGCAGCCCCGCCGTCGGGGCTGCGACGGCTCCGGGTCGCTCGGCGTAGCGGGTCTGATACCGCTCGGCATCTCCGGGGTCGTGCCGTTCGATGTAGGGCGGCAGCGGCACCTCACCGCACCGGTTGAGCAGGGTCTCGATCGTCGCCGCATCGGTGCAGTCGTCCGGAAACTGAACGATGCGCCCGCCGCTGGCGGCATCCTCTGCCGCCACGGTGAGCCTGATCTCAGTTCCATCGATGGTGAGAACGTCCCCAGCCCGCATCCGCTTGGCCGGCCGGGCCAGACAGAGCCACAACCCCTGACCGCGGGGCTCCAGCACCAGCAGTTCCGACAGTCCGCCACCGGCGCGGCGCACCCTCAGACGCGCCTTGAGCACCCGGGTGTCATTGACCACCAGCAGATCACCGGACTGCAGTTCCTCGAGCAGATCCCAGACCTGACGATGCCGGGGCGACGCCACGCCGCTGCCCGCAGGAGGCACCATCAGCAACCGGGCGCTGTGCCGTGGCTCGACCGGGGCCTGCGCGATGCGCTCAGGCGGCAGTGGATAGTCGTAGCTGCTGAGCTGCCGGTCCCTGGGATCGGACACTCCGATCAGAGCGCCAGACTCTCGGGGCGGGTCTCGATCAGCTCCGCCAGATCCTTCAGGAAGGCCGCACCGTCAGCCCCGTAGATCACCCGGTGATCGGCGGTCAGATTCACCTGCATCTGACGCTTCACGGCGATGGAACCGTCCTTGCCGGCCACCACGGTGGGGCGTGATGCCGCCACCGCCAGGATCGCGCCGGTGCCGGGAGGAAGGATCGCATCGAAGCGATCGACACCGAACATGCCGAGATTGGAGAGGGTGAAGGTACCGGTGCTGTATTCCTCCGGCTGCAGCTGCTTGCTGCGGGAGCGCTTCACCAGATCACCCCACTGGCGTGACATCTCATAGAGATCGGTGCGGTCGGCATTGCGCAGCACCGGCGTGATCAGGCCGCCGTCCTCCATGGCCACGGCCACGGCCACGTTCACGTCGGCGGGGTAGGCCATACCGGCCGCCGTGGTGGCGGCATTCACCTGGGGATGGCGAGCCAGCGTGACGGCCACGGCCTTGGCCAGCAGGGCGGTCATGGTGACGCCCTTGGGCTTCACCTGTTTGTAGAAGGCATCCAGCTTGTCGGTGGTGATCGTGTACCCGACACGGAAGCAGGGCACCGCCAGGCTGGCTTCCATATTGCGGTTGACCGCCCCCTGCAGGGTGTTGAAGGGCACGGTCTCACCGGGTCGCCCGAAGCTGCTGCCAGCCGGTGCGGCCGGTGCCGCTGCAGCAGAGGACGCGCCTCCAGTGACGGCAGGAGCTGTGCCCTCGGCGACCCTCGGAACGGAGATCGGTTGACCGCTCGCCTTCTCCACGTCCTCTGCCTGGATCCGGCCGTGGGGGCCGCTGCCGCGCACGGTGGCCAGATCCACGCCCATCTGAGACGCCAGCTTCTTGGCACGGGGGCTGGCGACGATGCGGCCGTCGTTGACAACCGGAGCAGACGGCTGAATGGCTGCCGGAGGCGGAGCTGCCACGGGAGCTGCCGCAGCCACCGGTGCGGGGGCAGGCGTCGGTGCGGGAGCAGGAGCTGTGGCCGTCGGTGCAGGAGCAGCGGCAGCGGGGGCTGCCGGAGCCGAGGCCTTGGCATCAGCGATCTCCGCCTCGCTTTCCACGATCAGTCCGATCGTCTCGCCCACCGGCGCGGTGCTGCCGGCCGGCATCAGCACCGCGGCCAGATAGCCGTCCTGAAAGGACTCCACATCCATGTCGGCCTTGTCGGACTCGACCACGAGCACCGACTCCCCCCGTCCGACCTTGTCGCCGGGTTGCTTCAGCCATTCCACGATCTTGCCCTCCGTCATGGTGGAGCTGAGGGCAGGCATGAAGATGTCGTGGGTTGCCAAAACCGTCTCCGAGAGGGCAGATCAGGGGAGTTTACGAGTCAGCTGATGGCTGCTGATCAGGCCTCCTCAATGGCCTGAACGACACCGTCCCGCACGACGATCGACACCTGCATCTTCTGCACCAGGTTGTCGCCGACGGCGAGCTCACAGGTGCTCTCCAACTGGCCCTGCTCCACGATCTGCTCCAGCTCGAGCTCACGCACCTGAGCCTGCTGCTGCAGCAACCCGCGTTTCTGCTCCTCGATCTCGGAACGCTTGGCGGCGACCTGCTGCTGAATCTGAGCCACCTGCTCCTGCACCCGGGGATCGAGCGGGTTGGCGCTCTGACGGCGCACCTCATCCACGACCTGCTGACCCTCCTGCTCCAGCTGGGCCAGCTGCTGATCGCAGTTGGCGATGCCGTTGCTGATCTCCCGCTCCGCTTCCTCCTTCCAGGTGGGGGTCACCACGGCACGAACGGTGATCGGGCGCTTGATCGTCAGGATGGTGCCGTCGGCCATGGGACTGCTTGAGAAGCAGCAAGCGTCTCAGCCGTGCGGCCTCAGGTCAATCACCTCCATGATCATCCCCTCATCGGCCGTACAGCTGCTCGATCAGGGCAGCATCCCGGGCCGTGATGCGATCGCGACGCTGCTTGAGCGTCTGCGTGAGCAGACCGTTCTCGATGCTGAAGGGATCCACCAGCACCACCCCGGCCAAGCGCTCATCCCCGCGGGACCCGGATCGTCCCTTGAGCAACCGGTTGCACTCCTGCATCAGCCGTTTCAACAACAGTGCATCCCCCGGGCGCCCTCCGAGATCCTCCGCCAGGGCCATCCCCTGCTCCGAGGCCCAGGTCTGAAGCGCTTCCACCCGGGGCACCACCAGTGCTCCGAGCTGGCGTTCGTCCTGACCCACCAGCATCACCTGCTCGATCAGCGGACTGGCCACCAGAGCCTCCTCCAGTGGACCGGGCTCGATGTTCTCACCGCTGCTCAGCACGATCGTGTCCTTGGCGCGGCCGGTCAACGCCAGCGAACCATCCGCGAGCAGCAGTCCCAGATCACCGGTGTCGAACCAGCCCTCAGCATCGAGCACCTTGGCGCTGGCCTCCGGCCGGCCCAGATAGCCCCCCATCACCTGGGGACCACGCACCAGCACCCGGCCCCTGCGGCGCAGTCCCAGATCCTCCCCGGACTCCGGATCCACGATGCGGAACTCGGTCTCCGGCATCGGCAGGCCTGCACTGCCGCGGATGTTGCGCCACGGTCGGCGACAGCTCACCACCGGACTGGTCTCCGTGAGTCCGTACCCCACCAGCAGCTCGATCCCCACCGCTTCGAAGAACGCATCGATGTGAGGGGCGATGGCTCCGCCACCGCTGATGGGATACCGCAGCTGTCCGCCGCTGAGCTGAAGCCGCAGCTTCGGCCAGATCAGCGTGGAGGCAAGGGCGTGCAGAGGCCAGCGAAGCCCCGCTTCCGCAGCCGCCGCCAGCCGGGCGGCCGGAGCCATCGGTTCCAGCAGCAGGTTGCGCGCGGTCCGGATCGCACGCCGCTGGGCCGCACTGTTGGCCAGGGCCGCTCTCAACAGCCGCTGTCGCGACGGCGGAAAGGTTTTCAGCACATCCTCGAACCCAGCTTGCACCGCTTCCCACAGACGCGGCACCGTGGCCATGGCGATCGGCCGCACCCGCGGCAGATCCTTCTTCAGCTGCTTGATCGTGGTGTAGGTCTGCGTGCAGGCGCAGGACAGGAAGTAGTAACTGGCACTGCGCTCATAGGCGTGCCAGATCGGCAACACGCTGAGCACAGGCGAGCCCGGTGCCGGATAGGCCACACAGGCCAGAGAGTGCATCTGATGCAGCAGGTTGGCGTGGGTCAGCGGCACCCCCTTGGGCTGGCCGGTGGTGCCGGAGGTGTATAGCACCGTGGCCACCGCCTGACGTGACGGCTCACGATCCGCGTCGCATGGCACCGACGGGCGACCACGCCCGCTTGCCAGGAAGGCGTCCCAGCTCATCACCCCGTCCTGAGGCTCCCCTTCCAGCTGCAGCACGAAGCGAAGCGGGGCTCGCTGCTCCGGTGTCAACGCCAGGCGTCGCCACACCTCCGCGTTCTGCACCACCAGGGCAGTGGCCCGACAGTCCGACAGGATGTAACGCAGCTCTTCCACCGGAGCGGACGCCCCCCGAACGGCATCGGCAGCTCCGGCCCGCATCAGCCCCTGATCCGCCACCAGCCAGCGGGGGCTGTTCTCGGCGAACAGCGCCACCACCTCGCCGGCTTCCAGACCCTGCTCCCGGAAAGCCGCAGCCGCCGTGGCGATGCACTGAGCCAGTTCCGCGAAGCTGAGCCGTTCCGGATGTGCCACATGGGGCGCATCCAGGGCCGTCAGGGTGCCGTGGTGATCCGCCAGCCAGGGCCAGATCGCATCAACCCGCTGCAGCTCGAGGACGTGCTGATGGCGTCGAAGCGAGTCCTGCTCCTGGCGTGTCGGGGTCCAGCTGGCCGTCATCGGAGGCGATCCATCGATGGGCTCAGGCCTATCACGCTTCCGCGGACCAGACCAGATCGAAACGTCGGCGCAGGGCTTCCCGCAGCCGGGGCTGAACCTGTTCCACCGTCAACCCAGGCCGCCAGTCGCACAGACGACCCACCCGGCTGCCCCGGAGACCGCAGGGGGTGATGAGCTCAAACCCGCTCAGCGCACAGGACACATTCAGAGCGAGACCGTGCTGGGTGATCCAGCGACGGCATCCGGTTCCGATGGCCGCCACCTTGCGACCCTCCAGCCAGATCCCTGTGAAACCCGGGATGCGCTCTCCCACCAGGTCGAACTCCGCAAGCACATCCAGCAGCACCTGTTCCAGCTGACGCAGATACCAGTGCAGGTCCGGCTGGTGACGACGCAGATCCAGCACCGGATAAGCCACCAGCTGGCCTGGCAGATGGTGCGTCACCTCCCCTCCGCGATCGATCCGGTGCAGCGGAGCCGGCGGAACCTGCGGATCGAAGTGAAGATGCTCAGCGCTGGCACCGCGACCGAGGGTGTAACAGGCCGGATGCTGCAGCAACCAGACCGCCTGCGGCTGGCAGGGATTCTCCAGAAGACGCTGCTGCCAGCGCCGCTGAGCGCTCCAGGCCTGCTCGAACGGCACCGGCTCCGCAGGCTCAAAAAGAATTGCACCGGAGGACTGTGCCGAATCGCCAACCGTTCCTAATTTGCCGTCAACAATCGGCACAGGAGCGTTGCATGAAGTTGCTGATCCATGGTCGCAACCTCGAGATCACGCCTGCCCTGCGGGACTACACCCAGACCAAGCTCGAACGGG encodes:
- a CDS encoding dihydrolipoamide acetyltransferase family protein, with amino-acid sequence MATHDIFMPALSSTMTEGKIVEWLKQPGDKVGRGESVLVVESDKADMDVESFQDGYLAAVLMPAGSTAPVGETIGLIVESEAEIADAKASAPAAPAAAAPAPTATAPAPAPTPAPAPVAAAAPVAAPPPAAIQPSAPVVNDGRIVASPRAKKLASQMGVDLATVRGSGPHGRIQAEDVEKASGQPISVPRVAEGTAPAVTGGASSAAAAPAAPAGSSFGRPGETVPFNTLQGAVNRNMEASLAVPCFRVGYTITTDKLDAFYKQVKPKGVTMTALLAKAVAVTLARHPQVNAATTAAGMAYPADVNVAVAVAMEDGGLITPVLRNADRTDLYEMSRQWGDLVKRSRSKQLQPEEYSTGTFTLSNLGMFGVDRFDAILPPGTGAILAVAASRPTVVAGKDGSIAVKRQMQVNLTADHRVIYGADGAAFLKDLAELIETRPESLAL
- the lipB gene encoding lipoyl(octanoyl) transferase LipB gives rise to the protein MPIVDGKLGTVGDSAQSSGAILFEPAEPVPFEQAWSAQRRWQQRLLENPCQPQAVWLLQHPACYTLGRGASAEHLHFDPQVPPAPLHRIDRGGEVTHHLPGQLVAYPVLDLRRHQPDLHWYLRQLEQVLLDVLAEFDLVGERIPGFTGIWLEGRKVAAIGTGCRRWITQHGLALNVSCALSGFELITPCGLRGSRVGRLCDWRPGLTVEQVQPRLREALRRRFDLVWSAEA
- the cysK gene encoding cysteine synthase A, translated to MSRIYDDNSQAIGNTPLVKLNHVTKNCKATVLAKVEGRNPAYSVKCRIGANMIWDAEKSGALTKDKVIVEPTSGNTGIALAFTAAARGYKLILTMPESMSIERRRVMAVLGAEIVLTEAAKGMPGAIAKAKEIAETDPAKYFMPGQFDNPANPEIHFKTTGPEIWNDCDGAIDVLVAGVGTGGTITGVSRYIKNEAGKAIESVAVEPSHSPVITQTLNGEDVKPGPHKIQGIGAGFIPKNLDLSVVDKVEQVTNDESIAMALRLAEEEGLLVGISCGAAAAAAIRLAEQDEYAGKTIVVVLPDLAERYLSSVMFSEVPTGIIEEPVAV
- a CDS encoding YlqD family protein, whose translation is MADGTILTIKRPITVRAVVTPTWKEEAEREISNGIANCDQQLAQLEQEGQQVVDEVRRQSANPLDPRVQEQVAQIQQQVAAKRSEIEEQKRGLLQQQAQVRELELEQIVEQGQLESTCELAVGDNLVQKMQVSIVVRDGVVQAIEEA
- a CDS encoding AMP-binding protein, with the translated sequence MTASWTPTRQEQDSLRRHQHVLELQRVDAIWPWLADHHGTLTALDAPHVAHPERLSFAELAQCIATAAAAFREQGLEAGEVVALFAENSPRWLVADQGLMRAGAADAVRGASAPVEELRYILSDCRATALVVQNAEVWRRLALTPEQRAPLRFVLQLEGEPQDGVMSWDAFLASGRGRPSVPCDADREPSRQAVATVLYTSGTTGQPKGVPLTHANLLHQMHSLACVAYPAPGSPVLSVLPIWHAYERSASYYFLSCACTQTYTTIKQLKKDLPRVRPIAMATVPRLWEAVQAGFEDVLKTFPPSRQRLLRAALANSAAQRRAIRTARNLLLEPMAPAARLAAAAEAGLRWPLHALASTLIWPKLRLQLSGGQLRYPISGGGAIAPHIDAFFEAVGIELLVGYGLTETSPVVSCRRPWRNIRGSAGLPMPETEFRIVDPESGEDLGLRRRGRVLVRGPQVMGGYLGRPEASAKVLDAEGWFDTGDLGLLLADGSLALTGRAKDTIVLSSGENIEPGPLEEALVASPLIEQVMLVGQDERQLGALVVPRVEALQTWASEQGMALAEDLGGRPGDALLLKRLMQECNRLLKGRSGSRGDERLAGVVLVDPFSIENGLLTQTLKQRRDRITARDAALIEQLYGR
- the queA gene encoding tRNA preQ1(34) S-adenosylmethionine ribosyltransferase-isomerase QueA → MSDPRDRQLSSYDYPLPPERIAQAPVEPRHSARLLMVPPAGSGVASPRHRQVWDLLEELQSGDLLVVNDTRVLKARLRVRRAGGGLSELLVLEPRGQGLWLCLARPAKRMRAGDVLTIDGTEIRLTVAAEDAASGGRIVQFPDDCTDAATIETLLNRCGEVPLPPYIERHDPGDAERYQTRYAERPGAVAAPTAGLHFSDALLDALARKGVELARITLHVGLGTFRPVETEDLTTLELHSEWIEVSPAVVETIRHCSGRVIAVGTTSVRALEGAAQVHGGELKPFTGPVDLVIQPGYRFRVVQGLITNFHLPKSSLLLLVSALIGRETLLGLYSEAISRNYRFFSYGDAMWIAPEAVLDAARPPTR